The nucleotide window CCAACAAGCCTTCCCAGCGGACCGCTGCTCGCCGCAAGAGGAGCAGGGATAAGGCTGTCCAACAGTCGGCCACGCCCAGCCGGAGGGATTCGAAGCAGGCCCGGGTGATCGAGATGCTCCACCGCCGCCAGGGCACAACCGTAGCCGCCATCATGAAGGCGACCGGATGGCAGCCCCACTCGGTCCGCGGCTTCTTTACCTCGGTGGTGCGCAACAAGCTCGGCCTGACGCTCGTGTCCGAGAAGAATGGTGGCGACCGGGTCTACCGCATTGTGGCCGGGAATACCGCGCCGAAGCGCAAGGGCAAATCCGGTCGCAAAGCGGCGTGACGCACATGGCTCGCCGATCGTCCGATCGCGAGGCGATCGAGGCCGAGATCGACCGCGTGCGGTCGCTCGGCCTCGACGAGCTTCGCACCCTGTGGCGCACGACCTTGCGGTCGTCCCCGCCTCCTGCCTTCACCAAGGACCTCGTGGCGCGGTTCCTCTGCTGGCACATCCAGGAGCAGGCCTTCGGCGGCTCGGTGGCGCCGATGATACCGGTCGTGGTCGCAAAGCTTCTGGAAGCGCTGTCCAAGGCGATCCGCCGAACCTTCGGACGCGCCTCCGCGCGGATCGGGCTGGAGGCCGCCGGAATCTGCGCCAGGACGGCGCACGTTGGTCATTCTCGCCCCTGCCGGTCGCCCCCCCACGCCAGCCAATCCGCGGCAGCACACATGCATCAGGAATGCCGGCGCGGCGCTCGCCGAGTAATACGGAAATTCAAACTGCTCATTTTAGGGGAAATTCACGCCGCTGGTAACACAAACGGTCCGCAAATGGG belongs to Candidatus Dormiibacterota bacterium and includes:
- a CDS encoding DUF3489 domain-containing protein gives rise to the protein MKLTDTQLMLLSAASQREDHGIELGPNLKGGAAQKLVRKLLTESLIEEVRTVGSLPVWRRDDDNQSLALRITKRGLAAIQVDEGGAHPEADEHGDTEQGDNLAPNKPSQRTAARRKRSRDKAVQQSATPSRRDSKQARVIEMLHRRQGTTVAAIMKATGWQPHSVRGFFTSVVRNKLGLTLVSEKNGGDRVYRIVAGNTAPKRKGKSGRKAA